In Arachis stenosperma cultivar V10309 chromosome 1, arast.V10309.gnm1.PFL2, whole genome shotgun sequence, one DNA window encodes the following:
- the LOC130976414 gene encoding uncharacterized protein LOC130976414, which yields MALATNVSAQISSIPMLNSSNFKVWKDTIEIVLGCMDLDTALREEKPTSTLENLNEVKIEKWERSNRMSIMIMKRSIPKAFRGSITEDKDAKQFLKGVEKFFTKNEKAEASSLLSKLVSMRYKGKGNIREYIMEMSHLASKLKALKLELSENLLVHFILISLSAHFGQFKVSYNTLKDTWSLNELISHCVQEEERLQQDKTESAHMASSSQYKRKRDTTADIPSQQKKAKK from the coding sequence ATGGCTTTAGCTACCAATGTTTCTGCACAAATTAGCAGTATTCCTATGCTGAATAGTTCAAACTTTAAAGTTTGGAAAGATACCATAGAGATTGTCCTCGGTTGTATGGATCTAGATACAGCTCTTCGAGAGGAGAAACCCACTTCCACTCTGGAAAATCTCAATGAGGTTAAAATTGAGAAGTGGGAGAGATCCAATCGAATGAGCATTATGATCATGAAACGCTCAATTCCTAAGGCGTTTCGGGGCTCAATTACTGAGGATAAAGATGCCAAACAGTTTCTAAAGGGTGTTGAAAAATTCTTTACTAAGAATGAAAAGGCGGAGGCAAGTAGTCTTTTGAGCAAACTTGTCTCTATGAGGTATAAAGGTAAAGGGAACATTAGGGAGTACATTATGGAAATGTCTCATCTTGCTTCAAAATTGAAAGCACTAAAGTTAGAGTTGTCTGAAAATTTACTCGTGCATTTCATTTTGATTTCTCTTTCTGCACACTTTGGGCAATTCAAAGTGAGTTATAACACTCTGAAGGACACTTGGTCCTTAAATGAGCTTATATCTCACTGTgtgcaagaagaagagaggCTACAACAAGATAAGACTGAAAGTGCTCACATGGCTTCATCTTCTCAGTATAAAAGAAAGCGTGATACTACTGCGGATATACCTTCTCAGCAGAAAAAGGCTAAGAAATAG